AGGATTAAATTCACAAATCTCACTAAGTATAGGGAccaatagcaaaatttaaccagCTAATGCAAAATATAAATGATGGGTAGCAATTAGCAAACTGGCAGTTGGACTGCCAACGGTGACACCCAATATTTTCTGCTCAAAAATAAATGACATTTAGTGCTGCCATCCCCCAATCACAAATGCAGCTCAACATTCCAACCTATGTTACTTGGCAAGCAAATGAATATATGCATCCAACAGGGGTATatccaaattatttgaaatatccTTCATATTCCTCTCAATGTGTTGGACATGAAtacttcaaataaaattaaatagaaaaacataCATTACGGCCATTTCTGATTCTCTCAGCTCAAACACTAAAGACAGCCATACTTATTACAGAACCATGAAGACTAcaaaatgaatataaaatttaCCCTTGAGTGTTTGTTTCCCTGGAAACTTTGCTTGTATATAAAAGTGCCAAAATGTCTTTTTTTCTTGTGATTCCCCCCAAGAAGGTGATCCCATTGATAAAGAAAAAAGCAAATTAATCTAATACCGGTTCCAGTAAGTACGGCGTCTGAACCAGTTGTAGTCACGCAAATCTTGGATAGGACCCATGGCAGCAATGGCGATATCCTGTATAAACCAAACACAAACATTATATCATAAAATTTGGTAAAAAGTACCATCAATATCATgtagtcagattgcattttgcgcTCTATTCGAAGTGTAAATTGACCTTTTCTAGAAAAACATTTCATCCATTTGCACTATTAAAAACCAGCTTAGCTAACAAAATAACTAGCACATGAATGTTTAATAGGAGGATCAGTTTTGAACAgaaagaccaatttgctctttgatttaacgtGCAATaactaatttaccattttttaagTAAAGAGGGCAAAAAGCAATTTGGTTCTTAGTACAAGAACCTCTATGATATTTTTTTCTCATAGAATTTCAATTTCTCATCCCATAAATATTCATTAGCTCGACCCGTAAGGTGGCACGGGTAGTTAAGGGCTAGGTTTAGTTGCAGTTCATACCCTGTCATAAATAAATCGGTTTGCCACACGTTTAACAGTGCTGGGGTCAACAGCGTCGATCCTAGCAAATAATTCAGCAAATGGGATTCTCCGACCGTATGTAAGTAGCTGCAAGGATGGGAGGCCAAAGGCAAATAAGTACTCGAAATAAGTAATAAACAAGGTACACAAAGTGTTTTGCCACAACTATTTAAGATCATACAATTCTGTATGAGCAAAACAAAATCTTTGTTTCCAGTCTATTGAGATTTGTCCTTGAATCATTTAGAACTTTATTTGGATAAAACAGCTTTTGTGCTGATTCAAATTATGTGATTGCTTGAATTCCATGCACCATTGGAATTAAAACCCTTAATAGTTTTGGAAAAAAACTGTACCTGGCGTCCAATGTCTTCAGCTACAGGACTGGTTCCATCTATGTGAAGCATCAAGGATGACTTTAACTGCAAAAAATAAACAGTAGTAGTTAAGCAACTGGCAAGTTCGATAGGCAAGTTAATTACAGGAGAAACAAAACATTCACCGTTGCTTAAACTTTGCTAGTAGTCCCTATACTTCGCAAAGGTTGTGGATTTAGCATTTATACTTTAGTTTGATCAATTAGATCCCTATGCCTTTCAAATTGGTCAAtattagtcactaaacttttcaaaatttgaaatttagtcttaaCCAAAACAGTAGCAATTAAAttcatttgattaaattaaagtacTAGTCATGTACTACGCGTACACTTGTAGACTTGATCCATATACtctaattgaattattttatgtcCCTATACTTCCGAATcttgaaatttcagccttgaGGTAAATGATAGTCATTAATCCATTAATTGAacttttagtgagtaatatgtggaaaAAATATGCTGAAATAACATTAGAtttatgataatatgtttggcacatagcattttataaataaaagaacttaatgaatttaatagttatcattTGGTAAGGACAGAAGTTTTAAGATTTGAAAACTATAGGgaccaaaaatgaccaaattaaagtatagggattaaatccacaactttcagaaaatacaaggactaatagcagaatttaaccttcACTATTCATAGGGTACAGGCATTGATTTGGAATACAGATGTCTCTGTCTGTTAATCAAAGGATGATAAACTCAGTCTGGTATCAGTTCATcagtactttaatttttttaaaaagaaaaacttttttaatagtaatttttcatcctttcaacaaTTTAgaaaaacaatatttatttttatactataaaaGTAAAAACTAAGAAATAGAATTTGGCTTGAATAAACGAAATCAAACAAAGTTTCAAAGTTAGCATGTATCAAACAATAATAAAAGATGGCAGCATTTGTAGTTACCTGATTACGAGCACGAATGACATCAGCTTCCGAAACACGATAGGCTAGCTTGGTTGTCTCGTACATAATAGCATAAGCCAAATCATCCAAACAATCAGGCTGAAACCATAACACAGAaattatttcccaaaataaaataaaaagaacaaaaatatacAAATAGCCAACTACTGGTgaacaaaacaatttttttacacCCTATGTTCTTCAGACTCAGGTGTATCGGTTACTGGTGAGTGTCCAACATTTGTATGCTAAACTTTTTAAGATTTTTCATGCATTTGGTGGGTCCTTGGAAGACCAGATCTTATACCCGTATCCAAAAAAGTGTTTGGCTActttaagaaaaaagaagagtTGGAGCAACATAGATTAAACCACCGTCATAGGAAGATGCAGCAAAAAGGTAATGTTAAGGCATTGAGAAGATGAATTAAAATTATTCAGATGGTATCAAGTAATATTACGATCTTTTATCTAAATAATTGTCAATCAAACTTGTAGGATTTGATCCTCCTTTTTTTCAGCAAAACTTTTGTTTCGATCATAACATAGTACAGAAAAACAGCAACCTCACCTTGGCAACAGCATAGACACCGAAAAGACCAGTATCTTTATAGTTGGTGTTGAAAGCCATCATGCTTTCTGCAATTTCATTAATGCCGACTCTTTGTACCAGCTCAGAGCTGTTTAAAGGATTTGAAAGCTAATCAAAACATTGTTGCAACGTAAGAGTTTCATTGTGAGACTTGAACATAGTTTAGTGTAAAATGTTATTCAAGATTCAGCATAAGAATAAAGCTCACCCCATGTGTTTTCCACCCCCAGCATTTTTGCTCCATGAACCCAACATTGCCTGCATAACCATGAGCGCAATGGAATCTGGATCTGTCCAAGAAGCTCCCTCAAAAGCAACAGCAAATTGCGCCAGAGGAACATCATCATTGATCATTCTAACCTGATTTCAGAGGGTATATCGCATCGAAAGTGAATGTTACTGAATAAAACAGTTCAAAATTTACGAAAGAAATGATACCCCACCTCAGAACCAGTAAAAGTTGCTGGTTCGTTCATAACTAACTGAGAACCAGTGGTTGGATCAGACGATAACTTGGTAAACAACTTCTTCACTTGGTCAACAATTTCCTCATGCTTAACAGCACCGGATGCAGCAATGACCTGTAGTAGTTACCAAATAACACAAATTTTATAAGAACCTATCAACAACCATTGGACAAAGTATTTACATAATATGCTTGGGGACCAACAGAATAACAAGGTATTCCTTAGTTTAGACTTTAAAGCGCTTAGCCATGTCGTGTTAAATGAACAACAAGAGAAGATGATTAGTTCTTTGCATACCATTCTAGGAGCAGTATAGTGTGTCTGAATATAGTTTTGCAGATGCTCTTTGGTGATCGTCCTAATATTATCAGCAGGTCCGAGAATAGTTCTACCAAGAGGAGTGTACTGGAAAGCAGTTGAATGCAAATGGTCAAAAATAACCTCCTCCGTTTGACCCTCAACCTACAAAATTCCCCAGAAGATAGCTTTCGTTATGGATAATCAACATAGAACCAAAACAAGTGCATTCGGCATTATCTATAAAGAAAAGAATGATAATAAACATCTTTATGAGACTTGACAAAAGCTTATTTGACACCAAATAGGCGCACCTGGGGAAACAAATGAGACACCTGTGCTTGCAAACTACTCGAATTACAGACTTTGACTTGATCATTGACAATTTGAGCTTGAGCAACTTGAAATATcatacaagccatttcaaatatCTTATGTTTGACTTGAGTAGCTTTTTAACCTAATTGAgctttttcactttcaattagCATTGGAAACTTTCAATTTGAGCTTGAGCTTGAACAGTTCAATCTTAATTCGAATATCTGAATTAAGCTCATTTTTTACTAAGTAAATAAGCCTAAtcaaacaagttcaaacaatttGGTCTTTATCTCGAATTGAGCTTCAGCTTTAAAAGTGAAACTCGATCCAGCCAAGCCTCAACCAAATAGTCCATCTAAAGCAGCTACTTGGAAACTAAGGACTTCCATCATATATTAGTAAAAAAAcacaagaaaattattttaaacaaataaatttaatatctttACTGTAAAAACCCTGAAGCCAATAATAATTTGTATTGATCTAACAATCCAATTACCTCCTTTGCCCCTAAAAGTAAATAGTCAACATCCTAAATCAACCACTAAAACACAAACCATTCAAAAACACATTAATAACCATACCAAAATCAGGCAAAACACAGGCCCAAACACAATTTTTACCTCCCAACACACATTAAGCCaaaaccaattttaaaaaaaatccatttttagCAAATCACATCCTTCTCCCTGCTAATTATATTTCCTTAACATTATACTCTACATTTCCTaaagatcatatatatataagcacatAACTTATTCAGCTCCTAATGGCAAGCAAAAACACAAACAACCCAAATATATTCCCTTCTATAATACCTGAAAACAATACATTCtagaaatataaaaacatatattataaaaagaaACCTTACTTAGAAACCCCAAATATCAATGATTTTTAATTACCTCTTCCATTTCCCTTAGAATCACATCCCTTTCCCTACTAATTCTGTGTTCCTCAAACTTCGAATTCTGCAAAATATCGGCCAATATATCCAACGCTTTAAAGACATCTTTGTCCATAACTTTAGCGTAATAAGTCGTCTGTTCCCTGGAAGtataagcattcaaatggcctcCCATATTCTCAATCTCTTCCTCCAGTTCCCTCGCAGACCTCTTCTCTGTCCCTTTAAATATCATATGTTCCAAGAAATGCGCTGTCCCATTCGTCTCCTCGGTCTCAAATCTCGATCCTGCATCGATCCAGACCCCAACCGTGGCTGTGCGGGAAGACAGGGTAGATTCGGTTGCCACACGAAGGCCATTGGGCAAAGTTGTGATTTTGGTTTCGGGGGAAGATAAGATGTGGGTGTGGGATGTTAGGGTTGGGTGAGGGGAACCGTATTTGAGGAAACGAGGATCTGGGTTTTCGAGCTTTTGGAGCTTTGATTTAACGGCGAGGGCTAATCGATCGTAGATCATGGCGGTTGGTGGAGGAGGGGAGATTTCTTTAGATTCGGCGGCGGCGAGCGGAGAGGCGGCCGAAGAAGATGATCTAGCGGCGGTGAAAGAATATGATGGCTTGCGGGACCGGCGAGCAAGAGAAAGCAGCTGCTTGGTCGCCATGTTTGATGATTCTTTTTCCCCACTCTGTAATTTTTAGGGTTTGAGAGAATTAGGAAGAGACGATGGGTGTGATTGTTTATTAGGGATACTGCAGTCGTTTTTAAGTTTAAAGAAGAAGGGTAAACTACACTTGTAGTCATCCAActataataaatttcttttttgatcatcaactataaaaagttataaaatagtcactcaattattcaatttccttttttctggtcacccaactattgattttgggtgttttcatttttatgttaACCAATTAGtccccaaaaacaaaaaaattgaatttttaggtgaccattttgtaacttttcatagttaggtgattaaa
This window of the Gossypium hirsutum isolate 1008001.06 chromosome A09, Gossypium_hirsutum_v2.1, whole genome shotgun sequence genome carries:
- the LOC107888546 gene encoding probable mitochondrial-processing peptidase subunit beta, mitochondrial, whose product is MATKQLLSLARRSRKPSYSFTAARSSSSAASPLAAAESKEISPPPPTAMIYDRLALAVKSKLQKLENPDPRFLKYGSPHPTLTSHTHILSSPETKITTLPNGLRVATESTLSSRTATVGVWIDAGSRFETEETNGTAHFLEHMIFKGTEKRSARELEEEIENMGGHLNAYTSREQTTYYAKVMDKDVFKALDILADILQNSKFEEHRISRERDVILREMEEVEGQTEEVIFDHLHSTAFQYTPLGRTILGPADNIRTITKEHLQNYIQTHYTAPRMVIAASGAVKHEEIVDQVKKLFTKLSSDPTTGSQLVMNEPATFTGSEVRMINDDVPLAQFAVAFEGASWTDPDSIALMVMQAMLGSWSKNAGGGKHMGSELVQRVGINEIAESMMAFNTNYKDTGLFGVYAVAKPDCLDDLAYAIMYETTKLAYRVSEADVIRARNQLKSSLMLHIDGTSPVAEDIGRQLLTYGRRIPFAELFARIDAVDPSTVKRVANRFIYDRDIAIAAMGPIQDLRDYNWFRRRTYWNRY